The following are encoded together in the Drosophila sechellia strain sech25 chromosome 3R, ASM438219v1, whole genome shotgun sequence genome:
- the LOC6614112 gene encoding transmembrane and coiled-coil domains protein 2 isoform X1 — translation MDTTPNAAPNPNQNRDFLTLKPLRPSRGSSSNLRASRSPSASRSTEQMSRERASEAAAATQTAAATAGGATAHSAAGTGGGSATATTTAGGATSGSGTASANTNSNSSASSSTVAAAQAAVYSGGNTVTGSLGSAGVVARGFRSHSPTHRRRSRERQRRTHGSDQGGLLAYSGLVGVNDMTDFLGPQQSGGGGGGGGSAGTGSGLEDSRLSGNEDYYSSFVSDEFDSSKKVHRRCHERSSSVQAIDRLNTKIQCTKESIRQEQTARDDNVNEYLKLAASADKQQLQRIKAVFEKKNQKSAHNISQLQKKLDNYTKRAKDLQNHQFQTKSQHRQPREVLRDVGQGLRNVGGNIRDGITGFSGSVMSKPREFAHLIKNKFGSADNINQMSEAELQGMQSANADVLGSERLQQVPGAGTSTGSGGGGQNNNTGGAGSGTGKFNSDNGSECSSVTSESIPGGSGKSQSGASQYHIVLKTLLTELAERKAENEKLKERIERLETGQKEFNNLTATLESERYRAEGLEEQINDLTELHQNEIENLKQTIADMEEKVQYQSDERLRDVNEVLENCQTRISKMEHMSQQQYVTVEGIDNSNARALVVKLINVVLTILQVVLLLVATAAGIIMPFLKTRVRVLTTFLSICFVIFVIRQWPDVQDIGSGLVRHLKQSLVVK, via the exons ATGGACACAACGCCTAATGCGGCCCCTAATCCGAACCAGAATCGGGACTTCCTAACGCTGAAGCCCCTGCGTCCATCCCGCGGTTCCAGCTCGAATCTGCGCGCCAGTCGCTCACCCTCTGCCAGCCGCAGCACCGAGCAAA TGTCCCGGGAGCGAGCCAGCGAGGCAGCGGCAGCCACTCagacagcagcagccacagcgGGAGGAGCAACTGCCCACTCCGCCGCAGGAACTGGTGGAGGATCTGCAACAGCGACGACAACGGCTGGAGGGGCCACGTCCGGATCCGGAACAGCCTCGGCGAACACGAACAGCAATTCCTCGGCCTCATCCAGCACagtggcagctgcacaggcggctgTCTACAGCGGGGGCAACACGGTGACCGGAAGTTTGGGCAGCGCCGGGGTGGTGGCTCGTGGCTTCCGCAGCCACAGTCCCACCCACCGGCGGAGGAGTCGCGAGCGCCAGCGACGCACGCATGGCTCTGACCAGGGCGGTCTGCTGGCCTACAGCGGTCTCGTTGGCGTCAACGACATGACGGATTTCTTGGGTCCACAGCAGAgcggaggaggcggcggcggtggtggaaGCGCCGGCACGGGCAGTGGTCTGGAGGATTCCCGCCTCTCCGGCAACGAGGACTACTACTCGTCCTTCGTCTCAGACGAGTTCGACAGCAGCAAGAAGGTCCATCGCCGCTGCCACGAACGCAGCTCCAGCGTTCAGGCCATCGACCGATTAAACACGAAGATCCAATGCACCAAGGAGTCCATCCGACAGGAGCAAACTGCCAGAGACG aTAATGTCAACGAGTATCTGAAGTTGGCAGCCAGTGCAGacaagcagcagctgcagcgcaTCAAG GCTGTCTTTGAGAAAAAGAACCAGAAGAGCGCACACAATATCTCGCAGCTGCAGAAAAAGCTGGACAACTACACGAAGCGGGCCAAGGACTTGCAGAATCACCAGTTCCAGACGAAGAGTCAGCACCGTCAGCCGCGCGAGGTGCTGCGGGATGTCGGCCAGGGTCTCCGCAACGTGGGAGGCAACATCCGCGATGGCATCACTGGCTTCTCCGGTTCGGTGATGTCCAAGCCACGAGAGTTTGCGCACCTGATCAAGAACAAGTTTGGCAGCGCCGACAACATCAACCAGATGAGCGAGGCCGAGCTACAGGGCATGCAGTCTGCCAATGCCGATGTTTTGGGCAGCGAGCGCTTGCAGCAAGTGCCTGGAGCCGGAACCTCTACGGGCTCAGGCGGCGGCGGGCAGAACAACAACACCGGCGGAGCGGGAAGCGGCACGGGAAAGTTCAACAGTGACAATGGCAGCGAATGCAGCAGCGTAACGAGCGAAAGCATACCGGGAGG GTCTGGTAAAAGCCAGTCGGGAGCCAGCCAATACCACATAGTGCTCAAGACATTGCTAACAGAGCTGGCCGAGCGAAAGGCCGAGAACGAGAAGCTCAAGGAGCGCATCGAACGACTCGAG ACGGGCCAAAAGGAATTCAACAATCTGACTGCCACACTCGAAAGTGAACGCTATCGTGCCGAGGGACTCGAGGAGCAAATCAATGACTTGACGGAATTACATCAG AATGAAATTGAGAATCTGAAGCAAACGATTGCCGACATGGAGGAGAAAGTACAATACCAAAGCGATGAAAGACTACGTGACGTCAACGAAGTGCTCGAAAACTGTCAAACGAGG ATATCAAAAATGGAGCACATGTCGCAGCAACAATATGTCACCGTCGAGGGCATTGATAATTCGAATGCGCGGGCCTTGGTTGTGAAACTCATCAATGTGGTATTAACGATACTGCAAGTGGTGCTCCTGCTTGTGGCCACCGCTGCAGGCATCATAATGCCTTTTCTCAAAACTAG GGTTCGCGTTCTCACAACGTTTTTGTCTATTTGTTTCGTCATCTTTGTGATACGACAGTGGCCGGATGTCCAGGACATTGGATCCGGCCTGGTGCGGCATCTCAAGCAATCGCTGGTGGTGAAGTAA
- the LOC6614110 gene encoding general transcription factor IIF subunit 1 → MSSASKSTSSAASGSSTSAAAAAAVSVASGSASSSANVQEFKIRVPKMPKKHHVMRFNATLNVDFAQWRNVKLERENNMKEFRGMEEDQPKFGAGSEYNRDQREEARRKKFGIIARKYRPEAQPWILKVGGKTGKKFKGIREGGVGENAAFYVFTHAPDGAIEAYPLTEWYNFQPIQRYKSLSAEEAEQEFGRRKKVMNYFSLMLRKRLRGDEEEEQDPEEAKLIKAATKKSKELKITDMDEWIDSEDESDSEDEEDKKKKEQEDSDDGKAKGKGKKGADKKKKKRDVDDEAFEESDDGDEEGREMDYDTSSSEDEPDPEAKVDKDMKGVAEEDALRKLLTSDEEEDDEKKSDESDKEDADGEKKKKEKGKDEASKDKKKKKPSKDDKKGKSNGSGDSSTDFSSDSTDSEDDLSNGPPKKKVVAKDKEKEKEKESAASSKATTSSSNANKSRSATPTLSTDASKRKMNSLPSDLTASDTSNSPTSTPAKRPKNEISTSLPTSFSGGKVEDYGITEEAVRRYLKRKPLTATELLTKFKNKKTPVSSDRLVETMTKILKKINPVKHTIQGKMYLWIK, encoded by the exons ATGTCGAGCGCCTCAAAGTCGACG TCGAGCGCTGCCAGCGGGAGCTCCACGTCcgcagctgccgccgccgcagtCTCCGTCGCCTCAGGATCCGCCTCGTCCTCCGCCAACGTGCAGGAGTTCAAGATCCGCGTACCCAAGATGCCCAAAAAGCACCATGTGATGCGGTTTAATGCCACGCTCAATGTGGATTTCGCACAGTGGAGAAATGTGAAACTGGAGCGGGAGAACAACATGAAGGAGTTCCGGGGCATGGAGGAGGATCAGCCCAAGTTCGGTGCTGGATCGGAGTACAATAGGGATCAGCGCGAAGAGGCTCGCCGCAAGAAGTTTGGCATTATAGCGAGAAAGTACCGTCCGGAGGCGCAGCCTTGGATCCTTAAAGTGGGTGGCAAGACTGGAAAGAAGTTCAAAGGCATCCGCGAGGGTGGCGTAGGCGAGAATGCCGCTTTCTATGTGTTCACCCATGCACCAGACGGCGCCATTGAGGCATACCCCTTGACCGAGTGGTACAACTTCCAGCCTATTCAGCGCTACAAATCCCTGTCGGCGGAGGAGGCCGAACAGGAATTTGGTCGGCGCAAAAAGGTGATGAACTACTTCTCTCTCATGTTGCGAAAGCGTCTGCGCGGCGATGAGGAAGAGGAGCAGGATCCGGAGGAGGCCAAGCTAATTAAGGCAGCCACCAAAAAATCCAAGGAGCTCAAGATCACTGACATGGATGAATGGATTGATTCCGAGGATGAGTCGGATtcggaggacgaggaggataAAAAGAAGAAGGAGCAGGAAGACAGCGACGATGGCAAGGCCAAGGGAAAGGGCAAGAAGGGAgcagacaagaaaaagaaaaagaggGATGTTGATGACGAGGCCTTCGAGGAGTCGGACGATGGCGACGAGGAGGGCAGGGAAATGGACTACGACACCAGCTCCAGTGAAGA CGAACCAGATCCCGAGGCAAAGGTGGACAAGGACATGAAAGGCGTGGCCGAGGAAGATGCGCTCCGCAAGCTACTTACCTCCGATGAAGAGGAGGACGACGAGAAGAAGTCTGATGAGTCCGACAAGGAGGATGCCGACGGCgagaagaaaaagaaggagAAGGGCAAGGACGAGGCCTCCAAAgacaaaaagaagaagaaaccTTCGAAGGACGACAAGAAGGGCAAGTCGAACGGCAGCGGTGACTCGTCCACAGACTTCAGCTCTGACAGCACAGACTCCGAGGACGACCTCAGCAACGGACCGCCCAAGAAGAAGGTCGTCGCCAAGGAcaaggagaaggaaaaggagaAAGAGAGCGCTGCGAGCAGCAAggccaccaccagcagcagcaatgccAATAAGTCTCGCTCGGCAACGCCAACGCTCTCGACGGATGCCAGCAAGCGCAAGATGAACAGCTTGCCCAGCGATCTCACCGCCTCCGACACAAGCAACAGTCCCACCAGCACGCCAGCAAAGAGGCCCAAGAACGAGATTAGCACATCGCTGCCCACTTCCTTCTCTGGCGGCAAAGTAGA GGACTACGGCATCACCGAGGAGGCGGTGCGTCGGTATCTCAAGCGCAAGCCCCTGACTGCCACCGAGTTGCTCACCAAGTTCAAGAACAAGAAGACGCCCGTCTCCAGCGACCGTTTGGTCGAGACCATGACGAAAATCCTGAAGAAGATCAATCCCGTCAAGCACACCATACAGGGGAAAATGTATCTCTGGATCAAGTAG
- the LOC6614111 gene encoding E3 ubiquitin-protein ligase RNF13, producing MSKRSCHILTLLGLCLVCHEATLVRGHVLVYRKATSQLIEEFNDLPAQFGPHLPSNGLKVYVVPARRPYYGCDSLDRPPHLNYPPSAKFVALVARGECVFERKIRVAQNASYSAVIVYNNESDDLEQMSADNQTGIRIPSVFVGHTTGKALATYFTPDVVLIINDELPFNINTQLILPFSILIGMCFIIMVIYMIYKCIREQRRLRRHRLPKSMLKKLPVLRYTKNNANNKYDTCVICLEDFIEDDKLRVLPCSHPYHTHCIDPWLTENRRVCPICKRKVFTKGEARASRSRQPSLDNVTDTDDDTTPLLQQQQSNGRQMGQVSSASSAAGAAAGSSSSVVAAAVAGTTRHGTFRRGHAGRNPFEESQSSDDENALLASTVRPATSSGAHERINPFDRAPNLPAHLAEQLTESRRSVWSRINFASFFRRQPAVISVAAPPYLERVESGTSAMGLPVTGAIAVASPASNNILNPNLSGSFKDEDDMPPHRSIYEPITISTPAADTAAVDDSAFLQTPTQGGIGVAALPHSASDRQFLI from the exons ATGTCCAAGAGGAGTTGCCACATACTCACCCTGCTGGGCTTGTGCCTGGTCTGTCATGAGGCGACCTTGGTCAGGGGCCACGTGCTGGTTTACCGGAAAGCAACCAGCCAG TTGATCGAGGAGTTCAATGATCTGCCAGCTCAATTCGGTCCCCATCTGCCTTCAAATGGTCTCAAAGTGTATGTGGTTCCCGCCAGGCGCCCATATTACGGTTGTGATAGCCTGGACAGACCACCGCACCTGAATTACCCACCCTCAGCCAAATTTGTGGCACTTGTGGCGCG TGGCGAATGCGTCTTTGAGCGTAAGATACGAGTGGCCCAGAATGCGAGTTATTCTGCTGTGATTGTTTACAATAATGAAAGCGATGACTTGG AGCAAATGTCCGCCGACAACCAAACGGGCATAAGAATACCCTCGGTTTTCGTGGGCCACACGACGGGTAAAGCGCTGGCCACTTACTTCACGCCCGATGTGGTGCTAATCATCAACGATGAGCTGCCCTTCAATATCAATACCCAGCTAATATTGCCGTTCTCCATTCTGATCGGCATGTGCTTCATCATAATG GTTATCTATATGATCTACAAGTGCATCCGCGAGCAGCGCCGCTTGCGTCGCCATCGACTGCCAAAGAGCATGCTGAAGAAGTTGCCAGTGCTGCGGTATACCAAGAACAATGCAAACAACAAGTACGACACCTGTGTGATCTGTCTGGAGGACTTCATCGAGGACGACAAGCTGCGCGTGCTGCCCTGCTCACATC CCTATCACACGCACTGCATTGATCCATGGCTTACCGAAAACCGTCGGGTGTGTCCCATTTGTAAGCGCAAGGTTTTTACGAAGGGCGAAGCGCGTGCAAGTCGGAGTCGACAGCCTTCTTTGGATAATGTAACGGATACGGATGACGACACAacgccgctgctgcagcaacagcagtccAATGGCAGGCAGATGGGTCAAGTGAGCTCGGCTTCTTCGGCcgctggagcagctgctggGAGCAGCTCAAGCGTTGTGGCGGCGGCTGTCGCTGGAACCACGCGACACGGAACCTTCCGGCGTGGGCACGCTGGTCGAAATCCGTTCGAGGAGTCTCAGAGCTCTGACGATGAGAACG CTCTGCTGGCCTCTACTGTGCGCCCGGCCACGTCTTCTGGAGCACATGAACGCATCAATCCCTTTGATCGTGCTCCGAATCTACCGGCCCACCTAGCCGAACAGTTAACTGAGAGTCGTCGCTCGGTCTGGTCGAGAATAAATTTTGC CTCGTTCTTCCGCCGGCAGCCAGCTGTTATTAGTGTGGCGGCGCCACCCTATCTGGAGCGCGTTGAGTCCGGTACCAGTGCCATGGGTCTGCCGGTGACGGGGGCAATAGCTGTAGCCTCGCCCGCATCGAACAACATCCTCAATCCGAATTTAAGCGGCTCCTTCAAGGACGAAGACGATATGCCACCGCATCGCTCGATCTACGAACCGATAACAATCAGCACGCCTGCAGCTGACACAGCAGCAGTCGACGATTCGGCGTTCCTGCAAACGCCCACGCAAGGTGGCATAGGCGTGGCCGCCCTGCCGCACAGCGCATCCGATCGCCAGTTTCTCATATGA
- the LOC6614112 gene encoding transmembrane and coiled-coil domains protein 2 isoform X2: protein MTDFLGPQQSGGGGGGGGSAGTGSGLEDSRLSGNEDYYSSFVSDEFDSSKKVHRRCHERSSSVQAIDRLNTKIQCTKESIRQEQTARDDNVNEYLKLAASADKQQLQRIKAVFEKKNQKSAHNISQLQKKLDNYTKRAKDLQNHQFQTKSQHRQPREVLRDVGQGLRNVGGNIRDGITGFSGSVMSKPREFAHLIKNKFGSADNINQMSEAELQGMQSANADVLGSERLQQVPGAGTSTGSGGGGQNNNTGGAGSGTGKFNSDNGSECSSVTSESIPGGSGKSQSGASQYHIVLKTLLTELAERKAENEKLKERIERLETGQKEFNNLTATLESERYRAEGLEEQINDLTELHQNEIENLKQTIADMEEKVQYQSDERLRDVNEVLENCQTRISKMEHMSQQQYVTVEGIDNSNARALVVKLINVVLTILQVVLLLVATAAGIIMPFLKTRVRVLTTFLSICFVIFVIRQWPDVQDIGSGLVRHLKQSLVVK from the exons ATGACGGATTTCTTGGGTCCACAGCAGAgcggaggaggcggcggcggtggtggaaGCGCCGGCACGGGCAGTGGTCTGGAGGATTCCCGCCTCTCCGGCAACGAGGACTACTACTCGTCCTTCGTCTCAGACGAGTTCGACAGCAGCAAGAAGGTCCATCGCCGCTGCCACGAACGCAGCTCCAGCGTTCAGGCCATCGACCGATTAAACACGAAGATCCAATGCACCAAGGAGTCCATCCGACAGGAGCAAACTGCCAGAGACG aTAATGTCAACGAGTATCTGAAGTTGGCAGCCAGTGCAGacaagcagcagctgcagcgcaTCAAG GCTGTCTTTGAGAAAAAGAACCAGAAGAGCGCACACAATATCTCGCAGCTGCAGAAAAAGCTGGACAACTACACGAAGCGGGCCAAGGACTTGCAGAATCACCAGTTCCAGACGAAGAGTCAGCACCGTCAGCCGCGCGAGGTGCTGCGGGATGTCGGCCAGGGTCTCCGCAACGTGGGAGGCAACATCCGCGATGGCATCACTGGCTTCTCCGGTTCGGTGATGTCCAAGCCACGAGAGTTTGCGCACCTGATCAAGAACAAGTTTGGCAGCGCCGACAACATCAACCAGATGAGCGAGGCCGAGCTACAGGGCATGCAGTCTGCCAATGCCGATGTTTTGGGCAGCGAGCGCTTGCAGCAAGTGCCTGGAGCCGGAACCTCTACGGGCTCAGGCGGCGGCGGGCAGAACAACAACACCGGCGGAGCGGGAAGCGGCACGGGAAAGTTCAACAGTGACAATGGCAGCGAATGCAGCAGCGTAACGAGCGAAAGCATACCGGGAGG GTCTGGTAAAAGCCAGTCGGGAGCCAGCCAATACCACATAGTGCTCAAGACATTGCTAACAGAGCTGGCCGAGCGAAAGGCCGAGAACGAGAAGCTCAAGGAGCGCATCGAACGACTCGAG ACGGGCCAAAAGGAATTCAACAATCTGACTGCCACACTCGAAAGTGAACGCTATCGTGCCGAGGGACTCGAGGAGCAAATCAATGACTTGACGGAATTACATCAG AATGAAATTGAGAATCTGAAGCAAACGATTGCCGACATGGAGGAGAAAGTACAATACCAAAGCGATGAAAGACTACGTGACGTCAACGAAGTGCTCGAAAACTGTCAAACGAGG ATATCAAAAATGGAGCACATGTCGCAGCAACAATATGTCACCGTCGAGGGCATTGATAATTCGAATGCGCGGGCCTTGGTTGTGAAACTCATCAATGTGGTATTAACGATACTGCAAGTGGTGCTCCTGCTTGTGGCCACCGCTGCAGGCATCATAATGCCTTTTCTCAAAACTAG GGTTCGCGTTCTCACAACGTTTTTGTCTATTTGTTTCGTCATCTTTGTGATACGACAGTGGCCGGATGTCCAGGACATTGGATCCGGCCTGGTGCGGCATCTCAAGCAATCGCTGGTGGTGAAGTAA